The Microtus pennsylvanicus isolate mMicPen1 chromosome 5, mMicPen1.hap1, whole genome shotgun sequence DNA segment TTTTGAAATAACTTTATGTTGCCAGGATTATGAAACTAGTACAGGAGTTCTTTATGGTCAGTATGTCATCTCCCCATATTAAAATTTACATGGTAAACAGTTTACAGAAGACATTAATcattacataatttaaaatacaatgattaattttaacctttttagtggaattcttttttttttttcgagacagggtttctctgtggctttggagcctgtcctagaactagctcagtagaccaggctggtctcgatctcacagtgatccgccaacctctgcctcccaagtgctggaattaaaggcatgtgccaccaacgccctgctggaattcttttatttttaatttttatttttacttaaaaatttccacctcctctccttccccatttccctcccgctcccaacatttccctccccctccctcccagttcaaagagcagtcagggttccctgccctgtgggaagaccaaggacctcctatctccatccaggtctaggaaggtgagcatccaaacagattagcctcccaaagccagtacatgaagtaggatcaaaacccagtgccattgtccttggcttctcagtcagccctccttgtctgacaCATGCAGGGAGTCCGGATTGATCACAggttccatcagtcccagtccagattGCTTTGTTGAGCACCCATTAGATTAGCTCCACcagggagcactggactgagctctcaaggtccaaatgaggagggagaacatgagcaaggaaatcaggaccgcgaggggtgctcCCAccaactgagacaatggggctgatctaatgagagctcaccaatgCTTGTTTTCTTAtcggagaaagaaaaatatagtgtGGATTTGGGTGAGTGGGAAGATGGCGATTATCCGGGAGGGgatgagagaggagaaactgtgatcagaatacattgaaaaattatttacaatCAAAAATGCATGGTATATATAGGACATAGACTAAAACATCAATTGTTCATGAAAGAAAAATTGCCATCTAAAAGTCCAAAAAATATATTATCATTGCCTACACAAAAACAATGCAGAGGCAACTGCTTTAACAATAGGtaaagaaggatgcttaaaaaaaatcccacactggctcagaattcAGAAATAGATGCTTAtctatttaggggtagattcacaaaTTAGAATTCTCTGCTTCAAAggagaacagcaaccaaaccCCACAGCCAGAAAAAGGGAGCAGAGGCATCCTCTACATTGGCTTCTATAGGACAGTAGGCAAcgccccagtgggcaggtaaccactggccgtaggacttcctacaccaaagAGGAAATGGAATTCTCAGACTCAGCATTTCTACATCCCGTTGAATACACAGATTTCATTGTaccatttttcatgtttttgcttAATATCATCAAGGATGTGTTTCATTGAAGATCCCAACTCGACGATACTGGAAACCCCACTTTCATACTCACAAATGAAGCCAGCAGTGTGCATGGCTATCAGTGACCCTTTAGAATCAAATACAGGAGATCCCGAAGACCCACAATAAAAAGTGTTATCCCAGGCAACCACACCAGGTTCATGGactttttcctggaaacttcttTGGGTGTACATATAGATATACTGCATAGGATCCCTGCTACCCTCTGCTTCTCTTCCACGAATATCCTCACATTCCCTTCTTTGCTTGCCTTCAGGCATCACAGTACAACCATCAACAACCTTGTATTTTCCATCTGGATGACCAATCATAAACAGAAATCCACTAAGTGATTCAGAAGGTGTTCCATTACCGAGTCCTGTAGGGATGTGCTGTCCTCTTTCcttcagtttcaggacagcatagTCAAGAGTGACATCAGACACCTCAAACCAAGGTTCAACAAAATGATAGCTGTCTTCTTTGACAGGGAACACTTGAAAATCAAACGTCACTCTTATACACTGCCCAATTATATCTGCCCACTTACTTGGCTCTATGCCTTCCCCTACTACGTCATCTATTACATGCCGGCAAGTGAAAATGTACAGCCCTTTAAAAAGGAAGCAAGTAGCACTACCCCTGTTTCCATTGTTGTTCCAAACTATGAACCCAACTGAGTCACTGAGCTGGGAAAGAAGTTTGAGGACTTTACCTGGGATGGAGCTTTGGGTCAGCTTCCTGAAGTTTTCTCTATGTGCTTTGAGTAAGGAAGTGTTCTCTCTTTTTTCACTCTCTTCCTTGATGTATGTTCTTAGTTCTTCCCGTTGTCTTTTTAATGTGGGGTACAAAATTacaatgtattcttttaataTAGTGAAGTTTCTGTCCTCTAAGTCAGATTTCTGAGTTGCCACTGCCTTCCAAGGgctcttctttctctcaacatCAATCTGAAAGAGCTTACCCTCTAACACATCAACTGTCTGGCTGTTTGCTACGATGGTGTCATTGGTAATAAGTTTCCAATGGTCACTCTCTACAAAAGAGAGAAACCTGCCATCCTTCTGCAGAGTGGTCTTGATGGTCTCTCCCTTGAAGCCATAGACACAGAGTTTGGTGCCCTCCTCGTGAAGTTCCCTGCACCTCAAAATTCTTTGCTCCCCATTCCCGACCACATGAATGTAAAATACAACACACTCAGCAGATGACTGGTCAAAGCGACCACACATTtcattgtcttctttctcctcacttTCAGTTTTGGAAAATGTAATGACCACATGGCTGCCTTGTGGAAAACAACGGAGGGGCATACCGAGGTTTATGTACCCTTCTATTCCTTCTTTGCCACACACCAGCATTTCTTTGCCTGGCtgtttttctatctctcttttgaCAAGCTCAAGGGTGTTCAGGGCCTCATATAAGCTACCTGTCCCCTTATCTGCTACCTCACAGACTGCATGGTTTACACCAAAGGTGATAGTAATTGTTGCATTTTGGAAAGAGTTCTGAACTCGTGGAGCTTTTTGATCGCAGTGTGATCTTTGGTCCTGGTTTTTGATCACCTCCTTTGGTCTTTTTCTACATTCcattttcctttgagaaattATGGGATCATTCTGCTCTTTGGGGAcctaaagagaaatgacagacacTTTAGAAAACTGTGACGACATTGGTATTCCTGTGATATTTTTGTACAGTATGTGCCATATTTTCTCAATAAGCAGGCAGAaagagcagaactcacctagaTGTCTCAAAATCTACCAGTTCAaatagaaagcattttatttataatatgtttattattttatacaataGATTAAAATTTTTAGACATGAAAATTGTTTAGAACTCTTTTGTAATTTCTTTGTACGTGCATGCACAGAACTGAGAGGAGAGTCTTACTGAATAACCATGGCTACGGTGGACCTAGATCtggagcccaggttggtctcaaattcacaataGAAAGAACTGAGATACACTTTTGATTATTCACCAGAGACTCCTAAAAGCACCAAGAGTGTCTGGGAGAGTGCAGGCCTGGAGCATGCTGGGCCACTCATGTGGAGGGCAAAGGACAGTAGTGAGGAGCCAGTTCTCGTCACACATTCCAGGCATCTAAAACAGGtgcttaggtctgtacttcagGTGCTCTCATTCCTTCAGCCATGGCAGAGACCATAGATGTTTTATCCAAGAGTTCTGTTTTGAGTGTTGAGacactgtagcccagactgccctcAACGTATGGTCCCCTTCCTTCTCTATtcagagttctgagattacaggcatgtgccatcatgcctggcctgATACTTAAGAAAGAGAACAGGGGATTGTGTATGTGGTTATTAGCTTGTTTATAACCACAAAGCTAGGGGTGGGGGGCGGCGGAAACAGATTTAATCTTTTCGTGGATATCTAGGTGTTGGATCTTCCAGTTTCCTAGAACATGGAATAATGAAAATGAGCTGATGCCTTTGAAGGAGCATCTCAAATGTCTGGCCCTTCTCACCCTTCTTGACCAGTTCAGAGAGCCCTGTACAGCCACGATACTCAGTCTGGAGAGCACCTCAGGGAGCCTACACATGAAGCAGAGATTCTGGAAGCAAATCCTTCTCACAAGCCTATCAGGGTTATAGTAAGCATGAACGACACAGTCATTTCAGAAACTACAAAATACTATACAGGTAAACATTCTTAGGTTTAAGTCACACTCAGAAAGATGCTTCCACGCCAGGGAACAACACCCATTTGCGTTTCCCCAGTTTAATCTTACacattgtattttatcttttttcctcccttattCCTCCAGGTAGTATTATTTTTCAGTTAAGGGTATTTTGATACggacttcttttgttttataattccCTTCCCCAGTTCCTTTCACCAAGCTAGAAAGAAGCAAATGGACAGGTAACAGAGTGTGTAATACTCCCAATTCACAGTCAGATAGTTTCATGGCAGTTAGAACCTTGTGATTGAGGATCAAGGATTGCTAAGTCTGCTAGGGATGTGCAGACATACCTGAGAAAAGTAGCGCAGGATTTCCATGCTTTTTCTTTGCATGAAGTAGAATGTTCTGTGAGGTATGCCTCTAACACCCGATGGACTAGACCTGAAACAGATAACTCAGATGAATTGCTAATTTCAAAATGGTTTCAAGCCTTATCAGTATCGTCATAGGTGATGTATAGAGGGGAACATTTTCTGATGTCCCACATCACACCTTCCCCCTCTGTTCAGTCTTGCTTCTCACAGGGTCATCACTTCATAGCCAAGAGTTTATCCATCCAGCAGAGTCACCCCAGAACTCAAATCAAGGTACCACATGTCAGGAACCAGAGCAGACACAGCATCACCTACGTCTAACTGCTAACCCCCACCGCTGCCATGGACAGCAGGTTCTAGCTAGAATTTGGGGGAGTGGGTATGTCTTTGGCAAGGACGGTAATGTGCTCACTGCTTGAAGCAAAGAGACAAACCAAGAGTAGATATTAATTCCAACAGAGGATTGCAATCGGGGAACTCAAAAGAGTGTTTTAATTCACACTGATGCTAAAATCTGGTCTTCACTTagagtggatatgggaggatGGTTAAAATACAGTGGGACAGGTGGGAAGAAAATGGGTAGGTAGTACCCTGAGAACAAAAGAAATTTAGAAGGACAGATGGAAAAGAAATCTTGAAAGTGATCCAAGATGATACTCAGGACACATAATTTCTACTTTAGAGTTTTCTTGTTTGCCTTAATGGTGGGGCagttgtttgtttgtgattttgttttttggagtatgtttacaggtgcatgtgtgtgtgtgcatgtatgtttgtgtgtgagagtgaggaAGTATGTGTTTACATCTACCTTTCCATGTGCTGCCTCTAAAAAGCAAAGGaatgttttaacaaaataacTCTTTCAAGCACGAGAAATTGGTATTGTCGCCCTTATTTCACCCACAAAAACCATGAAATTCCAAAGGAGTTAAACTTTCTCTCAGGACAGAACCTCGAAAGAATACACTTTGGAGAGCTTTACTGTGAATGTTTCCTAACATAAACAAAAAGAGCAGaaagagcaagagacagagaaaacaaagagacagaagaaaataacagTCACAGTGAATTTTCAAATATCACACCCATCATtaataattgttctttttttcttcttttcggAAAATGTCTCCTGTAggtaaggctggccttgaaatctgaACTTCTCATTTTGTCTCCTCCAAGTGCTAGCATCTCAGGTATGTGCTGCCATGTCAGGTGTGTGTGATGCTTAGACTccaacccaaggcttcatgcaaGCTGGACAAGAAGTCTACCAATGGAACGACCTCCAAGCCCCACACTGCCTTTTAATTGTATTAGATTACACTTAGAAGCACTGTGACATTTTAACCCTGTATCACTTTCCATCTCTAAAAGTTCAGGAATATTTCCTCAGAATAACAATGCCAGTTTATTCACATTAAATATTAACACAGTTATGGTACACATATCACCTTTccaattttttggttttgtttttgatgttttgttttgttttgtttttcgagacagggtttctctggcgtCAAATTTTGTAAGACAAGGGTTCCTGTGCTGTCTGGGATGGCCtcggataatttttttaaaaacgaacatccaaatgtttcaaaatctgataatataagaatttattaaaaggTACCattacctataaaataaaatgaagaatttttgaAAAGCAGTGAAACACACTGAAAATCTAACCCAATAATGCTTTTCTCACCTTTGCAGACTGTACCTGTACAGAAGgctgaagaaacagagaaacacaagGTTCTAGCTGGAGATTGATAATGTCCAACGTGGCCTCCAGAAACCTGTTGATAAAACCAAGCTAAACTTACCGCTATTGAGGCAATAGTTACTTAACAAATGTTTGTTCATGCTGAAGGAGAAGAGCATGGTTGAGGAAAGGCAAATAGATCTGGTATTCGAAACTCTGGTCTAATTCAGGCTGTAATGTGGAGGTAAGAGTATTTGTAACAGATCAGGATTGGTTGAGTACACCAAACCCAGTTATTTGGGACCAGGGCTACAAATAAATAcctttgatattttctttaagaaagctACTGAAATAAAAGAACATCCCTGCCTTGGTGCATTTATGATGATCGAAACGGGTAACATAGCTAACTCAGAGTCAGGCTAGCTGGGGCATAGGAAGCCAGCACACGTGGCTCCAGCACCGAGCATGCTGAACGTCTGAGAGAGGAAGTCAGTTTCTGTCGCTGCTCCCCACAGTTTTATGCTGGAGAGAAGCACAGACAGGAAACCACATTCAGGTCTGTCTGCAGCACACAATCAGACATGGGTTAGTTCATTTAAGGAGGCATTTTCAGAAAAAGAGCAGTGGCTACTACAGACACCAGTTTTTTAAACTAGAGGTATTATTCTTCCTTgagcactgaaaaacaaaaacagaaacgttaaattctttctttttgttcttttactctCCCAACAACTGCAGACACCACCCAAATGGAACCGAGCTCACTCTCCTCCCAACCCTTCCTCATCTAAAAATGCTCGCGGTTTTTTTGCATCAATCCACTGCCTGCAAGTCCTACCAGGCTTCGGGTCAAACCGGAAGTGAGGGGTAAGCCCTCCAAGAGCTGATCTCCTTACAAACTCACCTACCACTCGCTCTTCTGTCGCGGCAGAATATTTTTTGCTAGTCACGGAAATGGCTCTCTGCCAGAACTAAAGTGCGCCTAAATAACTTCTCTGACCCAAGGGTCTTGGATTGGTCTTTTACAGAGTTAGCAGCTTGTGACGCAAACACAGCCTCCCCGGAGCCAATCACCAGCCAGTCTGAAAGCATTGGCTTCAGTTCTACTTCTCAGGTTTCTTTTGGGGGCGGGGGGTTTGGGTTTAGAATTGTCTCAAACTGGGACAGGACTCTAACAGATCTGACTGGGCAGGGCTTGAAAGCGCGGgaaaggacctgagctgggccctcGGAACCGCCTAATTCGGGGTGGAGAATGGAAGCTGAGCCCTGACTCACCATTAGGGCTAGGGCAGAGAAGCACAGACTCTGGGTTCTTCATTGCCATTTGCTACCGCGGAGGCAGGGGCTCCACTGAGGCTCACCGAAGGCGTGGGGAGATGAGAGTTAGGAAAACTCGGGTGGTTTCCTAGGAGGCAACAACTCCAACAAGGGCAAGGTACGACCAAATGCCCTTGTCACGAATCGTAGAATTTTCAAAACGTACATCAGTTTATTTAGCTCTTTCTTGTAGTTGTTCCAAAGAGTATagtaattttttgtctttttttgtttgtaaatatgtgtgtttattaaTATGATTTTTCAGATTGCTTAATCAGGTTATTGAACTCTCTTTTGAATCATAAAAATAGGTATTAAAATTTCATCAAAACCATAAACTCTTTAGagaatgagtctttttttttattggagagggtgggggagcaAAATGGGAGGTGGTAAGGAGGcgcaaatttttaataataaaaattaaaaaaagagtatagtaatttttaaaattaaacgcTTCTTTAATATAGATGAAATTGTGTAACAACTGCATTTCCCATATCCATCTACCAAAAAACAGGAAGAATAATAGTGTTCGAGAATGCTTCAGTGCATCTAATATTCCCAAAATGCAAGAAGGCAGTGTCTGAGCAAGAAGAACTATGTGACTCAGAACACAGAATGACCGAGTCTACTGTGGTTATCAGTGTCAAAGTATTTATAGACACACCTCAAGAAAATACTGTGTCAAATTCTTACCAGAAATTATCTCTGATTGCTAACTTCCACAGCTGCCATGGCAAGCAGGTCCTAGGTAGGTTTTGCCTTAAGAGAAAGGATTTCTGGCTAAGGAGCTGATGTGCCCAAACCCACAGCTTGGAACAGAGATGGAATTCAAATGCAAACATCCGTTCCTTGTAAAGGAACTTGTAGTTGAGAAATTCCAAACATTTTCTACTCAATTTGATGCAAAAATCTGGACCTCCTTTAAGATGGAGGAGAAGGATGGTAAACACCAGGGAAAAAGTAGAAAAGGAGTTAGGTAAGACGTGCAAGAAGATTTGTAAAAAGCTATCAGAAAGAACTCGAGAAAGTTTATCTAAAATAATTGTTAGGAACCTGCGTTACTATCTGAgttttgtttgaagaaatattttctttgtatctttcaaacaaatgaacaattta contains these protein-coding regions:
- the LOC142850276 gene encoding serine protease FAM111A-like isoform X2, translated to MQRKSMEILRYFSQVPKEQNDPIISQRKMECRKRPKEVIKNQDQRSHCDQKAPRVQNSFQNATITITFGVNHAVCEVADKGTGSLYEALNTLELVKREIEKQPGKEMLVCGKEGIEGYINLGMPLRCFPQGSHVVITFSKTESEEKEDNEMCGRFDQSSAECVVFYIHVVGNGEQRILRCRELHEEGTKLCVYGFKGETIKTTLQKDGRFLSFVESDHWKLITNDTIVANSQTVDVLEGKLFQIDVERKKSPWKAVATQKSDLEDRNFTILKEYIVILYPTLKRQREELRTYIKEESEKRENTSLLKAHRENFRKLTQSSIPDTQQK
- the LOC142850276 gene encoding serine protease FAM111A-like isoform X1, producing the protein MQRKSMEILRYFSQVPKEQNDPIISQRKMECRKRPKEVIKNQDQRSHCDQKAPRVQNSFQNATITITFGVNHAVCEVADKGTGSLYEALNTLELVKREIEKQPGKEMLVCGKEGIEGYINLGMPLRCFPQGSHVVITFSKTESEEKEDNEMCGRFDQSSAECVVFYIHVVGNGEQRILRCRELHEEGTKLCVYGFKGETIKTTLQKDGRFLSFVESDHWKLITNDTIVANSQTVDVLEGKLFQIDVERKKSPWKAVATQKSDLEDRNFTILKEYIVILYPTLKRQREELRTYIKEESEKRENTSLLKAHRENFRKLTQSSIPGKVLKLLSQLSDSVGFIVWNNNGNRGSATCFLFKGLYIFTCRHVIDDVVGEGIEPSKWADIIGQCIRVTFDFQVFPVKEDSYHFVEPWFEVSDVTLDYAVLKLKERGQHIPTGLGNGTPSESLSGFLFMIGHPDGKYKVVDGCTVMPEGKQRRECEDIRGREAEGSRDPMQYIYMYTQRSFQEKVHEPGVVAWDNTFYCGSSGSPVFDSKGSLIAMHTAGFICEYESGVSSIVELGSSMKHILDDIKQKHEKWYNEICVFNGM